In one window of Erinaceus europaeus chromosome 17, mEriEur2.1, whole genome shotgun sequence DNA:
- the LOC103122844 gene encoding LOW QUALITY PROTEIN: olfactory receptor 51A4-like (The sequence of the model RefSeq protein was modified relative to this genomic sequence to represent the inferred CDS: inserted 2 bases in 1 codon) yields MSIFNSTDVEISTFFLIGIPGMKHIHIWVSVLICSIYLIAILGNCTIVYFIKTETSLHEPMYYFLSILAFSDLGLSISSLPTMLRIFLFNATGISSDACFAQEFFIHGFSAMESSILLVMSIDRLIAIYHPLRYTSILTNDRVIKIGLVFVTKSISLVFPFPFILKRLKYCKKXLLSHSYCLHQDVMKLACSDNRVNIIYGMFVALTGMLDLLCISVSYMLILKTVVGIASHKGRLKVFNTCISHLCAVLIFYVPVITLALIYRFAKSVSLVVKVLVADTFLLVPPLMNPIVYCVKNQQIRNLILSKLCVKQG; encoded by the exons ATGTCAATTTTTAATTCCACTGATGTGGAAATCTCCACCTTCTTCCTCATTGGGATTCCAGGAATGAAGCATATTCATATTTGGGTCTCCGTCCTCATTTGTTCAATATACCTCATCGCCATCCTAGGGAACTGCACCATTGTCTATTTCATAAAGACAGAGACCTCTCTGCATGAGCCTATGTATTATTTCCTCTCTATACTGGCCTTTTCCGACCTAGGATTGTCCATCTCTTCCCTTCCAACTATGCTGAGGATTTTCTTGTTCAATGCTACCGGAATCTCCAGTGATGCCTGTTTTGCTCAAGAGTTTTTCATTCATGGATTCTCAGCGATGGAATCATCCATTCTTCTTGTCATGTCCATTGATCGCTTAATAGCCATCTATCATCCTCTGAGATACACCTCCATCCTGACCAATGACAGAGTCATTAAAATTGGACTTGTGTTTGTTACAAAAAGTATCTCGTTggtctttcctttcccctttataCTAAAAAGACTGAAATACTGTAAGAA TCTTTTATCCCACTCCTACTGTCTCCACCAGGATGTCATGAAACTGGCCTGTTCCGATAACAGAGTCAATATCATCTATGGAATGTTTGTGGCCCTAACAGGTATGCTAGACTTGCTGTGCATTTCTGTGTCCTACATGCTGATCCTGAAGACTGTTGTTGGCATTGCCTCACACAAGGGCCGTCTCAAAGTCTTTAACACGTGCATCTCCCACCTCTGCGCAGTACTGATCTTCTACGTGCCTGTAATCACGTTGGCTCTCATTTACCGCTTTGCCAAAAGTGTTTCTCTAGTTGTTAAGGTCTTAGTAGCTGATACTTTCCTTCTTGTCCCTCCTCTAATGAATCCCATTGTGTACTGTGTGAAGAATCAGCAGATTCGAAATCTTATCCTGTCCAAATTATGTGTGAAGCAAGGTTGA